The following is a genomic window from Gymnodinialimonas ceratoperidinii.
AGATCGTGGGCTTCAGCCGCGCCGTCAGGGTCGGCGCCTTCATCGCAGTGGGCGGCACCGCTCCAGTGAACGCCGAGGGCCAGACCGTGGGCATCGGGGATGTCTTCGCCCAGACCCGCCAGTGTTTCGAGATCATCAAGAGCGCCCTCGAAGAGGCGGGTTCCGGCCTGCAGGACATCGTACGCACCCGGGTGATCCTGACCGACATCGACAGGTGGAAGGAAGCCATCGACGCGCGCAAGCTTTACTGCCGCGAGGCGCGGCCGGTCGACACGATCATGGCGATCGACCGCTTCGT
Proteins encoded in this region:
- a CDS encoding RidA family protein, whose translation is MTLSFRPYLCRIEWVETVMTTRQLISNGNPMEEIVGFSRAVRVGAFIAVGGTAPVNAEGQTVGIGDVFAQTRQCFEIIKSALEEAGSGLQDIVRTRVILTDIDRWKEAIDARKLYCREARPVDTIMAIDRFVNPEWLVEIEVDAIVPEPLS